In a single window of the Actinomycetota bacterium genome:
- a CDS encoding ABC transporter ATP-binding protein has product MSDTSAPDGDRELLATKGTEARRASFGPAGGVGMPVERSDNFLTTVKRLGEILGTETRRLVVVLVLTVGSVTLAVFGPRLLGQATDIIVRGVIGGGIDFGALHRRLVLIGALYLGAWALAASQAYILAGVVQRSMYALREAVEAKINRLPLAYIDRLARGDLLSRVTNDIDNLAQSLQQTVSQILTSLLTLVGVSVMMFTISPLLAVVALITAPLAVWLMKAIGTRARPHFLSQWRYTGNVNAQAEEVFTGHAVVKSFGRQHEMEAAFGAENDALHKSSFSAQFMSGLIQPAMIFVGNIQFVLIAVVGGLRISAGALSVGDMQAMIQYTRQFSQPLAHIATMAATFQSGIASLERVLELLDAQEQSPEPAVTPVSPPVRGQVVFDDVHFSYTPDKPLITGLDVVAEPGQTIAIVGPTGAGKTTLVNLLMRFYELDAGTISLDGRDIATMRRDELRSEIGMVLQDTWLFGGTIRDNLAYGKPSASEEEIRAAARVAYVDRFVHSLPDGYDTVINEEGDNISAGQKQLITIARAFLADPSILILDEATSSVDTRTEVLIQRAMAALRARRTSFVIAHRLSTIRGADVILVMDNGRIVEQGSHDELIAADGAYAHLYHAQFAGQST; this is encoded by the coding sequence ATGAGCGACACGTCCGCACCCGACGGCGACCGCGAACTGCTCGCCACGAAGGGCACCGAGGCTCGCCGGGCGTCGTTCGGCCCCGCCGGTGGCGTCGGCATGCCCGTGGAGCGCAGCGACAACTTCCTCACCACGGTGAAGCGGCTCGGGGAGATCCTCGGCACCGAGACCCGCCGACTCGTCGTCGTGCTCGTGCTGACCGTCGGCAGCGTCACGCTCGCCGTGTTCGGGCCGCGCCTGCTCGGCCAGGCGACCGACATCATCGTGCGCGGTGTGATCGGCGGAGGGATCGACTTCGGCGCCCTGCACCGCCGGCTGGTGCTCATCGGCGCGCTGTACCTGGGGGCCTGGGCGCTCGCCGCGTCGCAGGCGTACATCCTGGCCGGGGTGGTCCAACGGTCGATGTACGCGCTGCGCGAGGCGGTCGAGGCGAAGATCAACCGGCTGCCCCTCGCGTACATCGACCGCCTGGCGCGCGGCGACCTGCTCAGCCGGGTCACGAACGACATCGACAACCTCGCCCAGAGCCTCCAGCAGACGGTGAGCCAGATCCTCACCTCGTTGCTCACGCTCGTCGGGGTGTCGGTGATGATGTTCACGATCTCCCCCCTGCTGGCCGTCGTCGCGCTGATCACGGCGCCACTCGCGGTGTGGCTGATGAAGGCGATCGGAACGAGGGCGCGTCCCCACTTCTTGTCGCAGTGGAGGTACACCGGCAACGTCAATGCCCAAGCGGAGGAGGTCTTCACCGGCCATGCCGTGGTGAAGAGCTTCGGGCGCCAGCACGAGATGGAGGCCGCGTTCGGGGCGGAGAACGACGCGCTCCACAAGTCGAGCTTCTCCGCCCAGTTCATGTCCGGGCTCATCCAGCCGGCGATGATCTTCGTCGGGAACATCCAGTTCGTGCTGATCGCCGTCGTCGGCGGCCTGCGCATCTCGGCGGGCGCGCTGAGCGTCGGCGACATGCAGGCGATGATCCAGTACACCCGCCAGTTCTCCCAGCCCCTCGCCCACATCGCCACGATGGCAGCCACGTTCCAGTCCGGCATCGCCTCCCTGGAGCGCGTGCTCGAACTGCTCGACGCGCAGGAGCAGTCGCCGGAGCCGGCGGTCACGCCGGTGTCGCCACCGGTGCGCGGGCAGGTGGTGTTCGACGACGTCCACTTCTCGTACACGCCCGACAAGCCGCTGATCACCGGCCTCGACGTGGTCGCCGAGCCCGGCCAGACGATCGCCATCGTCGGTCCGACGGGCGCCGGTAAGACCACCCTCGTCAACCTGTTGATGCGCTTCTACGAGCTCGACGCGGGCACGATCAGCCTCGACGGGCGCGACATCGCCACGATGCGCCGCGACGAGCTGCGCTCCGAGATCGGCATGGTGCTGCAGGACACGTGGTTGTTCGGCGGCACGATCCGCGACAACCTCGCCTACGGCAAGCCGTCGGCCTCCGAGGAAGAGATCCGTGCCGCCGCCCGGGTGGCCTACGTCGACCGCTTCGTCCACTCGCTGCCCGACGGCTACGACACGGTGATCAACGAGGAGGGCGACAACATCTCTGCCGGCCAGAAGCAGCTGATCACCATCGCCCGCGCGTTCTTGGCCGATCCGTCGATCCTCATCCTCGACGAGGCGACGAGCTCGGTCGACACCCGCACCGAGGTGTTGATCCAGCGAGCGATGGCCGCGTTGCGAGCGCGCCGCACGAGCTTCGTGATCGCCCACCGGTTGTCCACGATCCGCGGCGCCGACGTGATCCTCGTGATGGACAACGGCCGCATCGTCGAGCAGGGCTCCCACGACGAGCTGATCGCCGCCGACGGCGCCTATGCCCACCTCTACCACGCTCAGTTCGCCGGGCAGAGCACCTGA
- a CDS encoding tyrosine-protein phosphatase, giving the protein MSRRVARTRMLAVSLAVVLAAGGCGGDDEGAPDTDAPSSTDATKPPDTAAPSTEAPSTEAPAAALAAELVVDPSVTRDESGRLVLQWSAAPGSSVDEITWGTDPDDIADPLDVELTPDTTEVVVDDPAPGQRVYFSLASSEGPARTVAERRVPLVGAPNFRDLGGYVTEDGRTVRWGQIFRSGELSELTDADAAMVDLLGIRLVCDLRSPAEIAEDVDRVPTGAEVATISIFSEGTDAVVIREAVIAGDVSMLGAPGELLTEAGRGFVTDKAPEYTQLMQRLMDPANHPTNLHCTAGKDRAGLGSALVLLTLGVPEETVMKDYLLSNEFLAAKNAETMESLAAILDPSGLEVVQSLIEVRPEYLQASFDAMKDTFGSIDAYLEEGLGITPEARAEFQQLMLE; this is encoded by the coding sequence ATGAGCCGGAGGGTCGCCCGCACGCGCATGCTGGCCGTCTCGCTCGCCGTCGTGCTTGCCGCCGGAGGCTGCGGCGGCGACGACGAAGGCGCGCCCGACACCGACGCCCCCTCGTCCACCGACGCCACGAAACCGCCGGACACCGCTGCACCGAGCACCGAAGCACCCAGCACCGAAGCACCCGCGGCTGCGCTCGCGGCAGAGCTCGTCGTCGACCCGTCGGTGACGCGTGACGAATCGGGCCGGCTGGTGCTGCAGTGGAGCGCTGCACCGGGGAGCTCGGTCGACGAGATCACGTGGGGCACCGACCCCGACGACATCGCCGATCCGCTCGACGTCGAGCTGACGCCCGACACCACCGAGGTCGTCGTCGACGACCCCGCTCCTGGCCAGCGCGTGTACTTCTCGCTCGCCAGCAGCGAAGGCCCGGCGCGCACGGTCGCCGAACGGCGCGTCCCCCTCGTCGGAGCGCCGAACTTTCGCGACCTCGGCGGCTACGTCACCGAAGACGGGCGAACCGTGCGCTGGGGGCAGATCTTCCGCTCCGGCGAGCTGTCCGAGCTGACCGACGCCGATGCCGCGATGGTCGACCTGCTGGGGATCAGGTTGGTGTGCGACCTGCGCTCGCCGGCCGAGATCGCCGAGGACGTCGACCGTGTTCCTACCGGCGCCGAGGTGGCCACGATCAGCATCTTCAGCGAGGGCACCGACGCGGTCGTCATTCGCGAGGCCGTGATCGCCGGTGACGTGTCGATGCTCGGCGCCCCGGGCGAGCTGCTCACCGAGGCAGGTCGCGGCTTCGTCACCGACAAGGCGCCCGAGTACACCCAACTGATGCAACGGTTGATGGACCCCGCCAACCATCCGACGAACCTCCACTGCACAGCGGGCAAGGACCGCGCCGGACTCGGCTCGGCACTGGTGCTGCTCACGCTCGGCGTACCCGAGGAGACGGTGATGAAGGACTACCTGCTCTCGAACGAGTTCCTCGCGGCGAAGAACGCCGAGACGATGGAGTCGCTCGCCGCGATCCTCGATCCGAGCGGGCTGGAGGTGGTCCAGTCGCTGATCGAGGTGCGCCCGGAGTACCTGCAGGCCTCGTTCGACGCGATGAAGGACACGTTCGGCTCCATCGACGCCTACCTCGAAGAGGGCTTGGGGATCACGCCCGAGGCGCGGGCCGAGTTCCAGCAGCTGATGCTCGAGTAG
- a CDS encoding NAD(P)/FAD-dependent oxidoreductase: MADTQHADVVVIGSGLGGLTTAAYLAAAGKRVVVLEQHDLAGGNSQVFRRRGYEFDVGLHYLGDCTPSGTIPTVLAGLGIADRVTFRELDPAGFDTLVFPTFTFKVPKGWDAYRAAFAERFPEEVAGFDRYGDVMRRIGAEFASLLIGGPTPTIDAHADMTLADMFDECGFSTAARAVLGHLSGTYGAGPSQASVVIHALLITHYVAGAYYPEGGGQVLAARLVEVIEGLGGEVRTLTRVEQILVEDGRVVGVRTSGVHSDTEQVIAAPVVVSNADMRRTLLELVGARHLSGDTAGQAERAEMSLGLVCVYVVVDVDLADRIPNTNYLLFRGDDMDGWYAELESGHQPADIPFTYLSFASLKDPGNPNLCPPGHTNFQIMTLAPRGYGAFGVGEGPAHGARYRRGEAYRASKQWYTERLLDNAEQVLGPLREHIVHVECATPVTQERYTLSTAGTSYGLAHTPAQSARRRPGFRTEIDGLFLVGASTIALHGIAGVMVGGVACAGEVLGRPLLAEVFLGTRMIDTDRLPPFDPATDPVDVCRGAALRERRASGASDGVSPRGDRRGAAPRR; this comes from the coding sequence GTGGCCGACACACAGCACGCCGACGTCGTAGTCATCGGCTCGGGCCTCGGAGGACTGACCACGGCCGCCTACCTGGCCGCCGCGGGCAAGCGAGTCGTCGTCCTCGAACAGCACGACCTCGCCGGGGGCAACAGCCAGGTGTTCCGCCGCCGCGGGTACGAGTTCGACGTCGGGCTCCACTATCTGGGCGACTGCACTCCGTCGGGCACGATCCCGACGGTCCTCGCCGGTCTCGGCATCGCCGACCGGGTGACGTTCCGCGAGCTCGACCCGGCCGGGTTCGACACGCTCGTCTTCCCCACCTTCACGTTCAAGGTGCCGAAGGGTTGGGACGCATACCGCGCGGCGTTCGCGGAGCGCTTCCCGGAAGAGGTCGCCGGCTTCGACCGCTACGGCGACGTCATGCGCCGGATCGGGGCGGAGTTCGCCTCCCTGCTCATCGGCGGGCCGACGCCGACGATCGACGCCCACGCCGACATGACACTCGCCGACATGTTCGACGAGTGCGGGTTCAGCACCGCCGCCCGCGCGGTGCTCGGCCATCTGTCGGGCACGTACGGCGCAGGACCGTCACAGGCCTCGGTGGTCATCCACGCGCTGCTCATCACCCACTACGTCGCCGGTGCGTACTACCCAGAAGGCGGCGGCCAGGTGCTTGCCGCCCGACTGGTCGAGGTGATCGAGGGCCTCGGCGGCGAGGTGCGCACCTTGACCCGGGTGGAGCAGATCCTCGTCGAGGACGGCCGCGTGGTCGGCGTGCGCACGAGCGGGGTGCACAGCGACACCGAGCAGGTGATCGCGGCGCCGGTGGTCGTATCGAACGCCGACATGCGCCGCACGCTGCTCGAGCTCGTCGGCGCGCGCCACCTGTCCGGCGACACCGCCGGACAGGCCGAGCGCGCGGAGATGAGCCTCGGCCTGGTGTGCGTGTACGTGGTCGTCGACGTGGATCTCGCCGACCGCATCCCGAACACGAACTACCTCCTGTTCCGAGGCGACGACATGGACGGCTGGTACGCCGAGCTGGAGTCGGGCCACCAGCCGGCGGACATCCCGTTCACCTACCTGTCGTTCGCCAGCCTGAAGGATCCCGGGAACCCCAACCTCTGCCCGCCGGGGCACACGAACTTCCAGATCATGACGCTCGCCCCGCGCGGCTACGGCGCGTTCGGAGTGGGCGAGGGACCCGCGCACGGAGCCCGCTACCGGCGGGGCGAGGCGTACCGGGCGAGCAAGCAGTGGTACACCGAGCGCCTGCTCGACAACGCCGAACAGGTGCTCGGCCCGCTGCGCGAGCACATCGTGCACGTGGAGTGCGCGACGCCGGTGACCCAGGAGCGCTACACGCTGTCCACCGCGGGCACCTCGTACGGGCTCGCGCACACTCCGGCCCAGTCGGCCCGCCGGCGGCCCGGGTTCCGCACCGAGATCGACGGGCTGTTCCTGGTCGGGGCGAGCACGATCGCCCTGCACGGGATCGCCGGGGTGATGGTCGGCGGGGTGGCGTGCGCTGGTGAGGTGCTCGGCAGGCCGCTCCTCGCCGAGGTCTTCCTCGGCACGCGGATGATCGACACCGACCGCTTGCCACCGTTCGACCCCGCCACCGACCCGGTGGACGTCTGCCGCGGCGCCGCGCTGCGCGAGCGCCGCGCGTCGGGGGCCTCGGACGGCGTCAGTCCTCGAGGAGACCGTCGAGGCGCTGCACCGCGTCGATGA
- a CDS encoding nitronate monooxygenase encodes MRTPVSDLLGVEFPILAFSHCRDVVAAVTNAGGFGVLGGVAHTPEQLDIDLTWIEEQTKGKPYGVDLLLPQKYEGSDAGGLDRSTLASLLPPEQQAFVDDILARYDVPALPDDDERRGVGGMQVDPKGYEPLLDVAFAHRIGLFASALGAPPAPVVERCRAAGVPVAALAGTVVHAVRHQAAGADIVIAQGTEAGGHTGEIATMVLVPEVVDAVAPTPVLAAGGIARGRQVAAALALGAAGVWCGSVWLTTDEAETHPVVKQKYVAATSRDTIRSRSLTGKPARMLRTAWTDEWDKPGAPPPLPMPLQSMLVAEAQSRIARAASRPGSGAEQLAVYFVGQVVGQMNKVQPARQVVLDMVDEFIDAVQRLDGLLED; translated from the coding sequence ATGCGCACCCCCGTGAGCGACCTGCTCGGCGTCGAGTTCCCGATCCTCGCCTTCAGCCATTGCCGAGACGTGGTGGCCGCCGTCACGAACGCCGGTGGGTTCGGCGTGCTCGGCGGCGTCGCCCACACCCCCGAACAGCTCGACATCGACCTGACCTGGATCGAGGAGCAGACGAAGGGCAAGCCCTACGGGGTCGACCTGCTGCTGCCGCAGAAGTACGAGGGCTCCGATGCCGGCGGCCTCGACCGCTCGACGCTCGCGAGCCTGCTTCCACCCGAGCAGCAGGCGTTCGTCGACGACATCCTCGCCCGCTACGACGTGCCTGCGCTGCCCGACGACGACGAGCGTCGCGGCGTCGGCGGGATGCAAGTCGACCCGAAGGGCTACGAGCCGCTGCTCGACGTCGCGTTCGCCCACCGCATCGGGCTGTTCGCGAGCGCCCTCGGCGCGCCGCCCGCGCCCGTGGTGGAGCGCTGCCGGGCGGCCGGGGTGCCGGTGGCCGCGCTCGCCGGAACCGTCGTCCATGCCGTGCGCCACCAGGCGGCGGGTGCCGACATCGTCATCGCCCAGGGGACAGAGGCCGGGGGGCACACCGGCGAGATCGCGACCATGGTGCTGGTGCCCGAGGTGGTCGACGCCGTCGCGCCGACCCCCGTTCTCGCCGCCGGGGGCATCGCGCGCGGACGCCAGGTGGCGGCGGCACTCGCGCTCGGTGCAGCCGGTGTGTGGTGCGGCTCGGTGTGGCTCACCACCGACGAGGCCGAGACGCACCCGGTGGTGAAGCAGAAGTACGTCGCGGCCACCTCCCGTGACACCATCCGCTCGCGCTCGCTCACCGGCAAGCCGGCCCGCATGCTGCGCACCGCGTGGACCGACGAGTGGGACAAGCCGGGCGCCCCGCCGCCCCTGCCGATGCCGCTGCAGAGCATGCTCGTCGCCGAGGCCCAGAGCCGCATCGCCCGTGCTGCCTCCCGTCCGGGGAGCGGGGCCGAACAGCTGGCCGTGTACTTCGTCGGCCAGGTCGTCGGTCAGATGAACAAGGTGCAGCCGGCCCGGCAGGTGGTGCTCGACATGGTCGACGAGTTCATCGACGCGGTGCAGCGCCTCGACGGTCTCCTCGAGGACTGA
- a CDS encoding cation-translocating P-type ATPase: protein MPSEEPVQAWQRDGGEIVAALGTDVRTGLSPEEAARRLAEHGPNQLDPEQAVPTWKKVLAQFADPLVYLLLAAVAVSFVAWVLEGAEGTPFEVIVIVAILVVNAVLGYVQEARAERAVAALQRMAAATASVVRGGRTERVPAAEIVPGDVLLLAEGDAVAADARLVEVASLVVAEASLTGESEPVLKDAATIAAHVGLGDRLNMVFNGTAVARGRGRAVVVATGMDTEMGHVARLLSRTAAVHTPLQREVAAIGRVLGLAVVAIAAVVVTSIFLTTDIEHGSEAVDVLLIGVSLAVAAVPEGLPAILSVVLALGVQRMAERNAIVRRLSSVETLGSASVVCSDKTGTLTRNEMTIARVVTPSGAVDVTGSGFNPEGALMVDGHDLDDPVLLDEVRFVLVGGSLANNAELHPDGGGWSVKGDPTDAAFLVAEAKVGMTEQRKARFDRVGEIPFTSERKLMSTLEADVQREGRISVVTKGAPDVLLTRCTHERVAGRVRPLAEERRADVLSAVEELAGGAYRTLAVAYRPLVEAVPPGDEATIERELVYLGMVGIIDPPRLEAAASIAEARSAGIRVVMITGDHPRTATRIAADLGIGNATTHTLTGVELDALDDDEMVAAARTTHVYSRVAPEHKLRVIDALRAEGNIVAMTGDGVNDAPALKAADIGLAMGITGTDVAKEAADVVLADDNFATIVVAVKEGRAILDDIRKFLRFLLSSNIGEVLTMFLGVVLASAIGLDEAGGTVAVPLLATQILWINLLTDAAPALAMGVDPAPPDIMQRPPRKVSDRLIDAPMWRGIVWIGLVMAAVTLLALDLGLPGGFVGDSGDIVQARTMAFTTLVIAQLFNAFNARSDTISAFRRLFTNPLLWGAIGLSLVLQVAVVQLPFLNDAFDTTRLGIDEWAACVGLASVVLWASEARKVLSRLLVRRSAIGAARSGIL, encoded by the coding sequence GTGCCCTCCGAAGAGCCGGTGCAGGCATGGCAGCGAGACGGCGGAGAGATCGTCGCCGCGCTGGGCACGGACGTGCGCACGGGGCTCTCCCCCGAGGAGGCCGCCCGCCGGCTGGCCGAGCACGGCCCCAACCAGCTCGACCCCGAGCAGGCGGTTCCCACCTGGAAGAAGGTGCTCGCCCAGTTCGCCGATCCGCTCGTCTACCTACTGCTGGCCGCGGTCGCCGTCTCGTTCGTCGCGTGGGTGCTGGAAGGTGCAGAGGGCACGCCGTTCGAGGTGATCGTGATCGTCGCGATCCTCGTGGTCAACGCGGTGCTCGGCTATGTGCAAGAGGCACGTGCCGAACGCGCCGTCGCCGCCCTGCAGCGCATGGCCGCCGCCACCGCGAGCGTCGTGCGCGGCGGGCGCACCGAGCGTGTCCCGGCCGCCGAGATCGTGCCCGGGGACGTCTTGTTGCTCGCCGAGGGCGACGCCGTCGCTGCCGACGCCCGCCTGGTGGAGGTCGCGTCGCTGGTCGTCGCCGAGGCGTCGTTGACCGGGGAGAGCGAGCCGGTCCTCAAGGACGCGGCGACGATCGCGGCCCACGTCGGCCTCGGCGATCGGCTGAACATGGTGTTCAACGGCACCGCCGTCGCCCGCGGGCGGGGAAGGGCGGTGGTCGTCGCCACCGGGATGGACACCGAGATGGGCCACGTCGCCCGCCTGCTCAGCCGCACGGCAGCGGTCCACACGCCGCTGCAGCGAGAGGTGGCCGCCATCGGACGTGTGCTCGGGCTGGCCGTCGTCGCCATCGCCGCCGTCGTCGTCACGTCGATCTTCCTGACGACGGACATCGAGCACGGCTCCGAAGCCGTCGACGTGCTGCTCATCGGTGTCTCCCTGGCAGTGGCCGCGGTACCGGAGGGACTCCCCGCGATCCTGTCGGTGGTGCTCGCCCTCGGGGTGCAGCGCATGGCGGAGCGCAACGCGATCGTGCGCCGGCTCTCGTCGGTGGAGACCCTCGGGTCTGCATCCGTGGTGTGCTCGGACAAGACGGGCACGCTGACCCGCAACGAGATGACCATCGCGCGGGTGGTCACCCCATCGGGCGCGGTCGACGTCACCGGCTCGGGGTTCAACCCCGAGGGAGCGCTGATGGTGGACGGGCACGACCTCGACGACCCGGTGCTGCTCGACGAGGTCCGCTTCGTCCTCGTCGGCGGAAGCCTGGCCAACAACGCCGAGCTGCATCCCGACGGCGGCGGCTGGAGCGTGAAGGGCGACCCGACGGACGCCGCGTTTCTCGTCGCCGAGGCCAAGGTCGGCATGACCGAGCAGCGCAAGGCCCGCTTCGACCGGGTGGGCGAGATCCCGTTCACCTCCGAGCGCAAGTTGATGTCGACGCTCGAGGCCGACGTCCAGCGCGAGGGTCGGATCTCCGTGGTCACCAAGGGTGCCCCCGACGTGCTGCTGACCCGCTGCACGCACGAACGCGTCGCCGGCCGCGTCCGGCCGCTCGCCGAGGAACGACGCGCCGACGTGCTGAGCGCGGTCGAGGAGCTGGCCGGTGGTGCGTACCGCACCCTGGCCGTCGCGTACCGGCCGCTCGTCGAAGCCGTTCCGCCGGGGGACGAGGCGACGATCGAGCGGGAGCTCGTCTACCTCGGCATGGTCGGCATCATCGATCCGCCGCGCCTCGAAGCGGCGGCGTCGATCGCCGAGGCCCGCAGCGCCGGCATCCGGGTGGTGATGATCACCGGCGACCATCCCCGTACCGCGACTCGGATCGCGGCCGACCTGGGCATCGGCAACGCCACCACCCACACCCTGACCGGCGTCGAGCTCGACGCGCTGGACGACGACGAGATGGTGGCGGCAGCGCGCACGACGCACGTGTACTCACGCGTCGCGCCGGAGCACAAGCTGCGCGTCATCGATGCGCTCCGGGCGGAGGGGAACATCGTCGCGATGACCGGCGACGGCGTCAACGACGCTCCCGCCCTGAAGGCTGCCGACATCGGGTTGGCGATGGGGATCACCGGCACGGACGTGGCCAAGGAAGCCGCCGACGTGGTGCTCGCCGACGACAACTTCGCGACCATCGTCGTCGCCGTCAAGGAAGGTCGGGCGATCCTCGACGACATCCGCAAGTTCTTGCGGTTCCTGCTCTCCTCGAACATCGGCGAGGTGCTGACGATGTTCCTCGGTGTCGTGCTCGCCTCGGCGATCGGTTTGGACGAGGCCGGCGGGACAGTGGCCGTTCCGCTGCTCGCGACGCAGATCCTCTGGATCAACTTGCTCACCGACGCCGCCCCAGCGCTCGCGATGGGTGTCGATCCAGCGCCTCCGGACATCATGCAGCGCCCGCCGCGCAAGGTGTCGGATCGCCTGATCGACGCGCCGATGTGGCGCGGCATCGTGTGGATCGGCCTGGTGATGGCCGCCGTCACGCTGCTCGCGCTCGACCTCGGCCTACCGGGCGGTTTCGTCGGCGATTCCGGCGACATCGTGCAAGCGCGCACGATGGCGTTCACCACCCTCGTGATCGCCCAGCTGTTCAACGCCTTCAACGCGCGGTCGGACACGATCAGCGCGTTCCGCCGGCTGTTCACGAACCCACTCCTCTGGGGAGCGATCGGCCTCTCGCTCGTCCTGCAGGTCGCCGTCGTCCAGCTCCCGTTCCTGAACGACGCGTTCGACACCACCCGCCTCGGGATCGACGAATGGGCGGCGTGCGTCGGCTTGGCGAGCGTGGTGCTGTGGGCCAGCGAGGCGCGCAAGGTGCTCAGCCGCCTCCTCGTCCGCCGCTCTGCAATCGGCGCCGCGCGGTCTGGCATCCTTTGA
- a CDS encoding TauD/TfdA family dioxygenase produces MKTEVERIAGSCGAIVRGFDLRHTQAAERIEALKELLDEHLVVFLPDQALDLDQLERFTDELGGRDVTPFVTPVAGRPYVIRVVKERDDELNFANAWHTDLSYLEAPPAYTVLHAWEVPAFGGDTLWASQHLAYETLPGDLRERLGALTAMHSAGLAYGTGGYLAQVATKSSMSVEPSDEAFAEQAHPVVTRHPRTGRPSLFVNPVYTTHIVGLEAAESASLLARLYQHAVHPNFTCRIRWQPGMLAIWDNRCTQHFAINDYGGQRREMFRTSVLGSVPAAFAAPS; encoded by the coding sequence GTGAAAACCGAAGTGGAACGCATCGCCGGCTCGTGCGGGGCGATCGTGCGGGGCTTCGACCTGCGCCACACCCAGGCGGCCGAGCGCATCGAGGCATTGAAGGAGCTGCTCGACGAGCACCTCGTCGTGTTCCTGCCCGACCAGGCGCTGGACCTCGACCAGCTGGAGCGGTTCACCGACGAGCTCGGCGGACGTGACGTCACCCCCTTCGTCACCCCCGTCGCCGGGCGCCCGTACGTGATCCGCGTGGTGAAAGAGCGCGACGACGAGCTGAACTTCGCGAACGCCTGGCACACCGACCTCTCGTACCTGGAGGCGCCGCCCGCGTACACCGTGCTCCACGCGTGGGAGGTGCCGGCCTTCGGCGGGGACACGCTGTGGGCCAGCCAACACCTCGCCTACGAGACGCTCCCGGGCGACCTGCGCGAGCGCTTGGGCGCGCTCACTGCGATGCACTCCGCCGGCCTCGCCTACGGGACCGGCGGCTACTTGGCGCAGGTCGCCACGAAGTCGTCGATGTCCGTCGAACCATCCGACGAGGCGTTCGCCGAGCAGGCCCACCCCGTCGTCACCCGCCACCCGCGCACCGGGCGTCCCTCGCTGTTCGTCAACCCCGTGTACACCACCCACATCGTCGGGCTGGAGGCGGCCGAGTCGGCGAGCCTGCTCGCTCGCCTCTACCAGCACGCCGTGCACCCCAACTTCACCTGCCGCATCCGCTGGCAGCCGGGAATGCTCGCGATCTGGGACAACCGCTGCACGCAGCACTTCGCGATCAACGACTACGGAGGTCAGCGCCGGGAGATGTTCCGCACGAGCGTGTTGGGCAGCGTCCCCGCCGCCTTCGCGGCACCGTCGTGA
- the mraY gene encoding phospho-N-acetylmuramoyl-pentapeptide-transferase → MIALLLSGGLALVISLFGTGWLARVLRTRGQSQPILELDAANIAVPEHHHKAGTPTMGGLAILVAAATGYIVSHVRQGVVFSDQTLVVLFGIAVMAGIGFLDDSIKVRARRNRGVFWKAKGLVTLALSFAIAGLLVALTDIDTRVSLTRADLPGWELGPIGWTIWAGVIIFATTNAVNVTDGLDGLASGTALFGFVAFAGIAYWGFRNPGIYGAIVNPYDLAVLAIAFAGGCAGFLWWNAAPARIFMGDVGALGIGAALALLALTTNTHLLLLLICGLNVIEAGSVALQMSVFRVSGRTRRLFRLSPLHHHFEQIGWPETTVIIRFWLIAGLFVSGALGIYIADFTHQVSTP, encoded by the coding sequence GTGATCGCACTCCTCCTGAGCGGCGGGCTCGCGCTCGTCATCTCCCTCTTCGGCACCGGCTGGCTGGCGCGGGTGCTGCGCACCCGGGGCCAGAGCCAGCCGATCCTCGAGCTCGACGCGGCGAACATCGCCGTGCCCGAGCACCACCACAAGGCAGGCACGCCGACGATGGGCGGCCTCGCGATCCTGGTCGCCGCGGCAACGGGCTACATCGTCAGCCATGTCCGCCAGGGCGTCGTCTTCTCCGACCAGACGCTCGTCGTGCTGTTCGGGATCGCCGTCATGGCCGGGATCGGCTTCCTCGACGACTCGATCAAGGTCCGTGCCCGGCGCAACCGGGGCGTGTTCTGGAAGGCAAAGGGGCTGGTCACACTCGCGCTCTCGTTCGCGATCGCGGGGCTGCTCGTGGCCCTGACCGACATCGACACCCGTGTGTCGCTCACCCGGGCCGACCTGCCGGGGTGGGAGCTCGGTCCGATCGGCTGGACGATCTGGGCCGGCGTGATCATCTTCGCCACCACGAACGCGGTGAACGTCACCGACGGCCTCGACGGCCTGGCCAGCGGGACCGCGCTGTTCGGCTTCGTCGCCTTCGCCGGCATCGCCTACTGGGGCTTCCGCAACCCGGGGATCTACGGCGCGATCGTGAACCCGTACGACCTCGCCGTCCTCGCCATCGCGTTCGCCGGCGGGTGCGCGGGGTTCCTGTGGTGGAACGCTGCCCCCGCCCGGATCTTCATGGGGGACGTGGGCGCGCTCGGCATCGGCGCCGCGCTGGCGCTGCTCGCCCTCACCACCAACACCCACCTGCTGCTGTTGCTGATCTGTGGGCTGAACGTGATCGAAGCCGGGTCGGTGGCGCTGCAGATGAGCGTGTTCCGGGTTTCGGGGCGCACTCGGCGCCTGTTCCGCCTGTCGCCCCTGCACCACCACTTCGAACAGATCGGCTGGCCGGAGACGACGGTCATCATCCGCTTCTGGTTGATCGCAGGCCTGTTCGTCTCGGGTGCCTTAGGCATCTACATCGCCGACTTCACCCACCAGGTCTCCACCCCCTGA